One segment of Falco biarmicus isolate bFalBia1 chromosome 12, bFalBia1.pri, whole genome shotgun sequence DNA contains the following:
- the LOC130157531 gene encoding cullin-9-like isoform X2, translating into MPHCCPLLVPPCSSPAPHTTPGAPGRPGAALPGAHPPAQPGPAPLPAGAHRACAPAAEVRGSGAGGTVPVMVNERHNGNLLVRLGPKLQAYPGELLRQRRGHDGQPEYLIQWSIVSLEERAVGGSSASSAETKPENILMWMSAEEVCASCPALLGKRKLEGQWVKEEKAASPFAAEVPLDEASLLEMKADVRSLVQRAGRQMAETGAPESSILNTIHVLSAYASIGSLAGAFKETGALDLLMKMLCHKEKQIRRSAGKMLRALASHDAGSWAYVLLSLSQQDGIEQHMDFDSRYTLLELFAETTSSEEQCMSFEGIHLPQIPGKLLFVLVKRYLCVTSLMDKLSSGMEPGWEQQDCAVPSLLPEERSRVKQEFEFSMAMANLILEVVHVMGWDPSHKPELLPQQELRPRTTRSIFQHSTTSCTIAQAAPTPPPKEPSIFKTRSAFPSRSSYVEYVQANLVHGMWVRMLEDYEQVSAGDEGEFRQSNDGTPPVQVYWQALGCTYWVHWHMVEIIGPLGQEDHEHQEKVSTLARSHKLAAVAQPFFCKPFAGLYSLPYLGEQPTKAAEALSRAEWWELLFFVKKLEEQEQKEIICLIHQEQAEQLLEMDEEALIQLSVPVELAQKVLRVLEKQCQGSAQRDLRGSRIYAKYFLGSGARQGGKGSPAVSSEGAGCRSTVPEATMAKAAKEDLSAAPVPPQAPVVAVKSDSQLFSELLEREGLFFPEVTEEQIKVLGSSEGVSERGSLAEIAAVVDVVQSSSSEVGLRLAGLKHIMKILEEEPEAEPESESEQQFGKSLGRLGSRSIGEKLVKVAVELLSAEVSEKALVVVTLQLLPVLMAKYEWRVPFATEGGVRAVLACMQQHASSAVVQQAGLAALKVLVGAVAGEAGGASGNPLPLNHADAQMMREIFASIGSASGKGSASPLSAIPAAMSTMQRVPGGSSGVQNGLLVVNMLIDGHRGLAEQLVSCDLPAVLQSCWWDRQGSGCPHAMLALSVINRLAEHRLPVGPEVAGREAPLEVRDVQMLLGSLGDSVLSKDVVVALERQLCGEGPILSGEAAQLLQDRRCFRLLLRSFELLRAEKAVSLSILRILNKFLDGYQEDVLPWHECVEPCLSSLSAQSCDWEVVQKVIGFLHRLATTSKDCVVVMCHVGAREALSKALEKHSTAPSLAPALLELVTDCEKYASLYKKLTTSILAGCIQLVLGQIEEHRRSHQAISIPFFDVFLRNLCKGSSVEVKEDKCWEKVQVSSNPHRASKLTDRNPKTYWESNGSTGSHFITVHMQCGVVIREMSMLVASEDSSYMPARVVVLGGDSPATIRTELNAVTILPSDSRVILLENMTRFWPIIQIRVKRCQQGGIDTRVRGIEVLGPKPTFWPVFKEQLCRRTFLSCTARAHAWCQEICQDRGRLLQLFGRLNRALQHEQSFADRFLPDDEAARALGRTCWEALVNPVVRSITSPDPQGASPLAWLLSKYLESVEPPHHATSCGAVFGSRVRRLTQLLVHVDPGGPEPEEARAAGGKEGKSKEAAARAAKAVVKSGDLESIWQCWRGVVQQQVQQFLEAAGQAPDLVERYCRLYQRLRSATAELFGQRAAFVLALGRGFAGALLQLSFLTALHVSEQFARYLDRQIQELRGAAGSTAPLQQLQQLLEPFVVFSGLELAHTFEHFYRHYLGDRLLAQGPSWLEGAVVEQIGLCFPSRFPQDMLSNLAESEELQQQFCLFQLQEQDRWLLELDTGLDKTLGTVSVVHEPEVKVLALSPHCWPVSPFCYMDEPGRFFSAALSSPLDEFANFCRRRQSQLGWECTKPRRLQWTWLGHAELQFGDCVLHVSTLQMYILLCFNGAEEVAVEALLQATGLPAELVHHALTPLTHGEGVLVRSCAVGAPDVLRLNQAALARSSGRHLRLLPQQRYLRAERAEVSALERKRNVLCCLITRILKVEKQLHIDNLVFRVIDACQKGELGPGLQFLSFCCHSVDVLSCILHLLSQGYLRRQEERPHVLEYISAEPTPSPTSQAQPQVAFQTVEIKTAASPASAGRRQTFSTFR; encoded by the exons ATGCCCCACTGCTGCCCCCTCCTCGTAccaccctgctccagccctgcgCCCCACACAACCCCCGGTGCCCCCGGCCGACCCGGCGCCGCGCTGCCTGGTGCCCATCCGCCGGCGCAGCCGggccccgcgccgctccccgccggggcGCACCGCGCATGCGCGCCCGCCGCGGAAGTGCGGGGGAGCGGCGCGGGAG GCACAGTTCCTGTCATGGTGAACGAGAGGCACAATGGCAACCTGCTCGTGCGCCTGGGACCCAAACTACAGGCTTACCCGGGGGAGCTGCTCCGGCAGCGTCGGGGCCATGATGGCCAGCCTGAATACCTGATCCAGTGGAGTATTGTCAGCTTGGAAGAGAGagcagtgggaggcagcagTGCCTCCTCTGCAGAGACCAAGCCAGAGAACATCTTGATGTGGATGTCTGCAGAAGAGGTCTGTGCCAGCTGCCCGGCGCTGCTGGGCAAGAGGAAGCTGGAAGGGCAGTGGGTGAAAGAGGAGAAGGCAGCCAGCCCATTTGCTGCAGAAGTCCCACTGGATGAAGCCTCGCTGCTGGAGATGAAGGCTGATGTCAGGAGCCTGGTGCAGCGAGCTGGCCGGCAGATGGCTGAGACCGGGGCCCCTGAGTCCTCCATTCTCAACACCATCCACGTGCTGAGCGCGTACGCCAGCATTGGCTCACTAGCGGGTGCCTTCAAGGAGACGGGAGCCCTCGACTTGCTGATGAAGATGCTGTGCCACAAGGAGAAGCAAATCCGCCGCAGTGCTGGCAAGATGCTAAGGGCCCTGGCTTCGCATGATGCAG ggagctgggcctATGTCCTGCTGTCTCTGAGCCAGCAGGATGGCATTGAGCAGCATATGGACTTCGACAGTCGCTACACCTTGCTGGAGCTGTTCGCTGAGACAACATCCTCTGAAGAGCAGTGCATGTCCTTTGAGGGGATTCACCTTCCGCAG ATCCCTGGGAAGCTGCTGTTCGTCCTGGTGAAGCGCTACCTGTGTGTCACTTCTCTCATGGACAAGCTCAGCAGTGGCATGGAGCCCGGATGGGAGCAGCAGGACTGCGCTGtgcccagcctgctccctgaGGAGAGGAGCCGTGTGAAGCAGGAGTTTGAATTCAGCATGGCTATGGCAAACCTTATCTTGGAGGTGGTGCacgtgatgggctgggaccccagccacaagccagagctgctgccccaACAGGAGCTGCGGCCACGCACCACCCGCTCCAtcttccagcacagcaccacGTCCTGCACTATTGCTCAAGCAGCCCCCACTCCTCCACCAAAAGAGCCCAGCATCTTCAAGACGCGCTCAGCCTTCCCAAGTCGCAGCAGCTATGTAGAGTATGTGCAAGCAAACCTGGTGCATGGCATGTGGGTGCGCATGCTGGAGGACTATGAGCAGGTTAGCGCTGGTGACGAGGGGGAGTTCCGCCAGAGCAACGATGGCACACCGCCCGTGCAG GTGTACTGGCAAGCCCTGGGCTGTACTTACTGGGTTCACTGGCACATGGTGGAGATCATAGGCCCTTTGGGGCAAGAGGATCATGAGCACCAGGAGAAGGTGTCCACTCTGGCACGCAGCCACAAACTGGCAGCAG tTGCGCAGCCATTTTTCTGCAAGCCCTTTGCGGGGCTGTACTCCCTGCCTTACCTGGGGGAGCAGCCGACCAAGGCTGCAGAGGCCCTGAGCCGTGCCGAGTGGTGGGAGCTGCTCTTCTTTGTGAAGAAGCTGgaagagcaggagcagaaagagaTCATTTGTCTCATCCATCAGGAGCAGGCGGAGCAG CTGTTGGAGATGGACGAAGAAGCCCTGATCCAGCTGTCAGTACCCGTGGAGCTGGCCCAGAAGGTGCTTCGGGTCTTGGAgaagcagtgccagggcagcgCTCAGCGTGACCTGCGTGGCTCCCGCATCTACGCCAAATACTTCCTTGGTAGCGGGGCCAGGCAGGGTGGCAAGGGGAGCCCTGCTGTGTCCTCAGAGGGTGCCGGCTGCAGGAGCACCGTCCCTGAAGCCACGATGGCCAAGGCAGCAAAGGAAGACCTCTCTGCAGCCCCAGTGCCGCCCCAAGCCCCGGTTGTGGCAGTGAAGTCGGATTCGCAGCTGTTCAGTGAGCTCCTTGAGAGGGAAGGGCTGTTCTTCCCAGAGGTGACAGAGGAGCAGATCAAAG TGTTAGGCAGCTCCGAGGGGGTGAGCGAGAGGGGCTCGCTGGCCGAGATTGCAGCTGTGGTGGACgtggtgcagagcagcagctcagaggtGGGGCTGCGCTTAGCTGGGCTCAAGCACATCATGAAGATCCTGGAGGAGGAGCCTGAGGCTGAGCCCGAGTCCGAGTCCGAGCAGCAATTCGGCAAatccctgggcaggctggggagcaggagtATTGG GGAAAAGCTGGTGAAGGTGGCAGTGGAGCTGCTGAGCGCTGAGGTGTCAGAGAAGGCCCTGGTGGTGGTGACGCTGCAGTTGCTGCCTGTGCTCATGGCGAAGTACGAGTGGCGCGTGCCGTTTGCCACGGAGGGTGGTGTGCGGGCTGTGCTGGCCTGCATGCAGCAGCACGCCTCCTCCGCCGTGGTGCAGCAGGCTGGCCTGGCG GCCCTGAAGGTGCTGGTGGGAGCTGTGGCTGGCGAGGCAGGCGGTGCCAGTGGAAATCCCTTGCCCCTGAACCATGCCGATGCACAGATGATGCGGGAGATCTTTGCCAGCATTGGCTCTGCCTCCGGCAAGGGCTCAGCAAGCCCGCTGAGTGCCATCCCTGCAGCCATGAGCACCATGCAGAGGGTTCCAGG GGGCTCCTCGGGCGTGCAGAACGGCTTGCTGGTGGTGAACATGCTGATCGACGGCCACCGGGGCCTGGCGGAACAGCTGGTGAGCTGCGATCTCCCcgcagtgctgcagagctgctggtgggacaggcagggcagtggcTGCCCTCATGCGATGCTGGCCCTCAGCGTGATCAACCGCCTTGCGGAGCACCGGCTACCCGTGGGCCCGGAGGTGGCAG GCAGAGAGGCCCCGCTGGAGGTGAGGGACGTGCAGATGCTTCTGGGCAGCCTAGGGGACAGTGTCTTGTCCAAGGACGTGGTGGTGGCCCTGGAGCGGCAGCTCTGTGGTGAAGGCCCCATCCTCTCTGGCGAGGcggctcagctgctgcaggaccGCAGGTgcttcaggctgctgctgcgCAGCTTTGAGCTGCTGCGGGCAGAGAAGGCTGTGAGCCTGAGCATCCTCAG GATCCTGAACAAGTTCCTGGATGGTTACCAGGAAGATGTGCTGCCGTGGCACGAGTGTGTGGAGCCCTGTTTGTCCTCCTTGAGTGCCCAGAGCTGTGACTGGGAG gTGGTGCAGAAGGTCATTGGCTTCCTGCACCGCCTGGCCACCACCAGCAAGGACTGCGTGGTGGTGATGTGCCACGTGGGCGCCCGCGAGGCTCTGTCCAAAGCCCTGGAGAAGCACAGCACGGCTCCGTCGCTGGCGCCAGCCCTGCTCGAGCTGGTGACGGACTGTGAGAAGTACGCCAGCCTCTACAAGAAGCTGACGACCAGCATCTTGGCTGGCTGCATCCAG CTGGTCCTGGGGCAGATTGAGGAGCACCGCCGGAGCCACCAGGCCATCAGCATCCCCTTCTTTGACGTCTTTCTGCGCAACCTGTGCAAAG GCTCCAGCGTGGAGGTGAAGGAGGACAAGTGCTGGGAGAAGGTgcaggtctcttccaacccccACCGGGCCAGCAAGCTGACGGACAGGAACCCCAAGACCTACTGGGAGTCGAATGGCAGCACCGGCTCCCACTTCATCACTGTCCATATGCAGTGCGGTGTGGTGATCAG ggagatgAGCATGCTGGTGGCCAGCGAGGACTCCAGCTACATGCCGGCCCGCGTTGTGGTGCTGGGGGGAGACAGCCCTGCCACCATCAGAACCGAGCTGAATGCA GTGACCATCCTGCCCTCGGACAGCAGAGTGATCCTGCTGGAGAACATGACCCGCTTCTGGCCCATCATCCAGATCCGGGTGAAGCGGTGCCAGCAG GGTGGCATTGACACACGTGTGCGTGGCATCGAGGTGCTGGGTCCCAAGCCCACTTTCTGGCCTGTCTTCAAGGAGCAGCTGTGCCGGCGGACGTTCCTCTCCTGCACCGCTCGGGCTCATGCCTGGTGCCAGGAGATCTGCCAGGACCGGGGACgactgctgcagctctttggCAG GCTGAACCGGGCGCTGCAGCATGAGCAGAGCTTTGCTGACCGTTTCCTTCCCGATGACGAGGCGGCCCGGGCCTTGGGCAGGACGTGCTGGGAGGCCCTGGTGAACCCCGTGGTGCGGAGCATCACCAGCCCAG ACCCCCAGGGAGCCAGCCCCCTGGCCTGGCTGCTGAGCAAGTACCTGGAGAGCGTGGAGCCACCCCACCATGCCACAAGCTGCGGTGCCGTCTTTGGTTCCCGTGTGCGGCGCCTGACACAGCTCCTGGTGCACGTGGACCCTGGCGGCCCAGAGCCGGAGGAGGCAAGAGCAGCTG GcgggaaggaggggaagagcaAGGAGGCGGCGGCCAGGGCTGCGAAGGCGGTGGTGAAGTCGGGCGACCTGGAGAGCATCTGGCAGTGCTGGCGTGGTGtggtgcagcagcag GTGCAGCAGTtcctggaggcagcagggcaggcgcCAGACCTGGTGGAGCGATACTGCAGGCTGTACCAGCGCCTGCGCAGTGCCACGGCGGAGCTCTTTGGGCAGCGGGCTGCCTTTGTGTTGGCCCTGGGCCGGGGCTTCGCAGgggctttgctgcagctctCCTTCCTTACCGCCCTGCAC GTGAGTGAGCAGTTTGCCCGCTACCTTGACCGGCAGATCCAGGAGCTCCGTGGGGCTGCGGGCAGCACAGCGccgctgcagcagctgcagcagctgctggagccctTCGTCGTCTTCAGTGGCCTGGAGCTCGCCCACACCTTTGAGCACTTCTACCG GCACTACCTGGGGGACCGGCTCCTGGCACAAGGGCCGTCTTGGCTGGAAGGAGCCGTCGTGGAGCAGATCGGACTGTGCTTCCCCAGCCGCTTCCCCCAGGATATGCTGAGCAACTTGGCTGAGTCGGAGGAGCTCCAGCAGCAGTTTTgcctcttccagctgcaggagcaggacaggtggctgctggagctggacaCAGGGCTAGATAAG ACACTGGGGACAGTCTCTGTGGTACATGAGCCGGAGGTGAAGGTGCTGGCCCTGTCCCCGCACTGCTGGCCCGTTTCCCCATTCTGCTACATGGACGAGCCTGGGAGGTTTTTCTCGGCGGCGCTGAGCTCGCCCCTGGATGAGTTTGCCAACTTCTGCAGGCGGC GCCagagccagctgggctgggagtgCACGAAGCCCCGTCGGCTGCAGTGGACGTGGCTGGGCCATGCTGAGCTGCAGTTTGGAGACTGCGTCCTCCACGTGTCCACGCTGCAGATGTACATCCTGCTGTGCTTCAACGGCGCTGAG gaggtggctgtggaggctctgctgcaggctaCGGGTCTCCCTGCTGAGCTGGTGCACCACGCGCTGACACCGCTGACCCACGGCGAGGGCGTCCTGGTGCGGAGCTGCGCTGTGGGAG CTCCAGATGTGCTGCGGCTGAaccaggcagccctggcccGTTCGTCTGGCCGCCACCTgaggctgctgccccagcagaggTACCTGCGGGCGGAGAGGGCTGAGGTCAGCGCcctggaaaggaagaggaatgtCCTCTGCTGCCTCATCACCCGCATCCTCAAGGTGGAGAAGCAGCTCCACATTGACAACCTGGTGTTCAGG GTGATTGATGCCTGTCAGAAGGGTGagctggggccagggctgcagTTCCTGAGCTTCTGCTGCCACAGCGTGGACGTGCTGTCCTGCATCCTGCACCTGCTGAGCCAGGGCTATCTCCGGCGCCAGGAGGAGAGGCCTCATGTTTTGGAATACATCTCTGCGGAACCCACACCATCCCCTACCTCCCAGGCCCAGCCCCAGGTTGCCTTCCAGACTGTAGAGATCAAGACAGCAGCAAGCCCAGCCTCTGCTGGAAGGAGACAGACTTTTTCCACCTTCAGGTAG